The proteins below come from a single Maylandia zebra isolate NMK-2024a linkage group LG23, Mzebra_GT3a, whole genome shotgun sequence genomic window:
- the npl gene encoding N-acetylneuraminate lyase isoform X3 has product MSLSVEERKLLAEEWCRKAKGKMDQVIVHVGCLSLKDTQELAHHAAQIEADGIAVIAPSFFKPSSADVLRTFLQEVASAAPTLPFYYYHVPSVTGVNVNVRELIEGIEKVIPSFRGVKFTGSDLMDLGQCISYIPPHWSVLYGIDEQLLGALVMGVHGAVGSTYNYVGCHVNKLISAFETGDLVQARTIQFKIQELVSFAIKLGFDVGVNKQLMNELSGLDLGPPRLPVMTCPAARALAIKQKYDSIFPE; this is encoded by the exons ATGTCTCTCAGTGTGGAAGAGAGGAAGCTCCTGGCTGAGGAGTGGTGTCGAAAAGCAAAGGGCAA GATGGATCAGGTGATTGTTCATGTTGGCTGCCTGAGTCTTAAAGACACCCAAGAACTG GCTCACCATGCAGCACAGATTGAGGCCGATGGTATAGCAGTCATTGCTCCGTCCTTCTTCAAGCCCAGCAGTGCAG ATGTTTTGAGGACCTTTCTCCAGGAAGTGGCTTCAGCTGCTCCAACTCTGCCCTTCTATTATTATCATGTCCCATCAGTCACTGGTGTCAACG TGAACGTGAGAGAACTAATAGAAGGTATTGAGAAGGTCATCCCTTCCTTTAGAGGCGTCAAGTTCACTGGGAGTGACCTGATGGACTTGGGCCAGTGTATCAGTTACATTCCGCCTCACTGGTCAGTCCTCTATGGCATAGACGAG CAACTTCTAGGAGCTTTGGTAATGGGAGTCCATGGAGCAGTTGgcag CACATATAATTACGTAGGATGTCACGTCAACAAGCTCATATCGGCGTTCGAGACCGGCGACCTCGTCCAAGCCAGGACGATACAG TTCAAGATTCAGGAGCTTGTGAGTTTTGCCATCAAACTTG GTTTTGATGTGGGAGTAAATAAACAGTTGATGAACGAGCTGTCGGGCTTGGATCTGGGACCCCCTCGTCTCCCGGTGATGACATGTCCAGCTGCTCGTGCTCTGGCCATCAAACAGAAATATGACAGTATCTTTCCTGAATAA
- the edem3 gene encoding ER degradation-enhancing alpha-mannosidase-like protein 3 isoform X1, with protein sequence MPLVLLLLMLFGALCSPGQAMSREEKQRLKNQVVEMFDHAYQNYMDHAYPADELMPLTCRGRVRGLEPSRGDIDDALGKFSLTLIDTLDTLVLLNKTTEFEDAVRRVLSDVRLDNDIVVSVFETNIRVLGGLLGGHSMAVMLKEGGQHMQWYQDELLHMAKDLGLRLLPAFNTSSGLPYPRVNLKHGVRGPETRTGTETDTCTACAGTIILEFAALSRFTGDPVFEAHARRALDFLWEKRQRNSNLVGTTINIHSGEWVRRGERADSGVGAGIDSYYEYLLKAYVLLGDDLFLERFNIHYASIMKYISQPPLLLDVHIHKPLLPARTWMDSLLAFFPGLQVLKGDIRPAIETHEMLYQVTKKHNFLPEAFTTDFRVHWAQHPLRPEFAESTYFLYKATGDPYYLEAGRTIMDNLNRFARVPCGFAAMKDVRTGSHEDRMDSFFLAEMFKYLFLLFAELDDIPFDVEDYVFTTEAHLLPLSLSMAPHSSPAPSNRTSDEELDDSNFDWTCPNTHLLFPDPAFPRILREPIRSAVDKSCPRPAPYREPGMGRPPLRAQDFMANNPEHLELLRRMGVSLIHLKDGRVQLVQHATQAVSAVAAEDGVRFMQEMMELSSQQQKEQLPPRAIQIVSHPFFGRVVLTAGPAQFGTDLSKSSTGVRGFVTVAEPYSGCSEIVNAEYIQGHIALLQRGQCMFAEKARHIQKAGAIGGIVVDDNEGSSSDTAPLFQMAGDGRSTDDITLPLLFLFHKEGNILLEALKEYREVEVLLSDKARDRAAIFKGKPLPGSLIEGSADVQEREEDCLTEATTPTSHEPIGQSQMSTVELDESAPEEVSPVDEDTSPAEEVSAPKEEVKPAEAEPAVAQPQEDRDSEKEEKPEEDTDSSSQSVDELLADWREDLEAFKQMEKDEL encoded by the exons ATGCCACTAGTACTGTTATTATTGATGCTGTTTGGAGCATTATGTAGCCCTGGACAGGCCATGTCCCGGGAGGAGAAGCAGAGATTGAA GAACCAAGTGGTTGAGATGTTTGATCATGCATATCAGAACTATATG GACCATGCGTACCCAGCTGATGAGCTGATGCCTCTAACGTGCAGAGGACGAGTCCGTGGGCTCGAGCCCAGTCGTGGAGACATAGATGATGCACTTGGCAA GTTTTCGCTGACCCTCATCGATACTCTGGACACTTTGGTG CTTTTAAATAAGACGACAGAGTTTGAAGACGCAGTGAGACGAGTCCTGTCAGACGTGCGGCTGGACAATGACATCGTCGTGTCCGTCTTTGAGACCAACATTCGAGTCCTCGG AGGTCTGCTGGGAGGACACTCCATGGCCGTGATGTTGAAAGAAGGAGGTCAGCACATGCAGTGGTACCAGGATGAGCTCCTACACATGGCCAAAGACCTGGGGCTTCGACTGCTGCCCGCATTCAACACCAGCAGCGGCCTGCCTTATCCCAGG GTGAACCTGAAACATGGCGTCAGGGGGCCCGAGACGAGGACGGGCACAGAAACGGACACCTGCACAGCGTGCGCAGGAACCATCATCCTGGAGTTTGCCGCTTTAAGCCGTTTCACTGGGGACCCTGTGTTTGAG GCCCATGCCCGGAGAGCTCTGGACTTTCTTTGGGAGAAGAGGCAGAGAAACAGCAATCTGGTGGGAACCACCATCAACATCCACTCTGGAGAGTGGGTCCGAAGAGGTGAGAGAGCAG ACAGCGGAGTCGGAGCGGGAATTGATTCGTATTATGAATACCTGCTAAAGGCCTACGTCCTCTTGGGAGACGACCTGTTTCTGGAACGGTTCAATATT CACTACGCATCTATCATGAAGTACATTAGCCAGCCTCCTCTGCTGCTGGACGTCCACATCCACAAACCTCTGCTTCCTGCTCGCACCTGGATGGACTCTCTGCTGGCCTTCTTCCCAGGGCTGCAG GTGCTGAAGGGAGATATCCGGCCTGCCATCGAGACTCATGAGATGTTGTACCAAGTTaccaaaaaacacaacttcCTGCCAGAG GCCTTCACTACTGATTTCAGGGTACACTGGGCCCAACATCCCCTGAGGCCTGAATTTGCAGAGAGCACCTATTTCCTTTACAAG GCCACAGGAGACCCTTACTACCTGGAGGCAGGTCGCACCATTATGGACAACCTCAATCGCTTTGCTCGTGTTCCCTGCGGCTTTGCAGCAATGAAGGATGTACGGACAGGCAGCCACGAGGATCG AATGGACTCGTTCTTCCTCGCTGAGATGTTTAAGTATCTGTTCCTGCTGTTTGCTGAACTGGACGACATACCGTTTGACGTGGAGGACTACGTCTTCACGACTGAGGCACACCTGCTGCCCCTGTCTCTCTCCATGGCCCCTCACTCCTCGCCTGCTCCCTCAAATCGAACG TCAGATGAGGAGCTGGACGACTCAAACTTTGACTGGACTTGTCCCAATACGCACCTCCTGTTTCCTGACCCTGCCTTCCCTCGCATCCTGAGAGAGCCGATCCGTAGTGCCGTTGATAAGAGCTGCCCGCGCCCTGCCCCTTACAG GGAACCTGGTATGGGCCGTCCTCCCCTCAGGGCTCAGGACTTCATGGCAAACAACCCTGAACATCTGGAGCTGCTGAGGAGGATGGGAGTCAGTCTCATCCACCTAAAGGATGGCAGGGTTCAGCTGGTCCAGCATGCTACACAG GCGGTGAGCGCAGTGGCAGCGGAGGACGGCGTGCGGTTCATGCAGGAGATGATGGAGCTGTCCAGTCAGCAGCAGAAAGAGCAGCTGCCTCCGAGAGCCATTCAAATCGTCTCTCATCCATTCTTTGGCAGGGTGGTGCTGACCGCCGGCCCGGCACAGTTTGGCACGGATCTGTCCAAAAGTTCCACAGGG GTGCGGGGCTTTGTCACTGTAGCCGAGCCCTACAGCGGCTGCAGTGAGATCGTTAACGCCGAGTACATCCAGGGTCACATCGCTCTGCTCCAGAGGGGTCAGTGCATGTTTGCAGAGAAGGCCCGGCACATCCAGAAGGCTGGCGCCATTGGAGGCATAGTCGTTG ACGATAACGAGGGCAGCAGCAGCGACACAGCTCCACTCTTTCAGATGGCGGGGGATGGCCGCAGCACCGATGACATCACCTTGcctctcctcttcctgttcCACAAGGAAGGCAACATCCTGCTGGAGGCGCTGAAGGAGTACAGAGAGGTGGAGGTGCTGCTGAGCGACAAAGCCAGAGACAGAG CGGCCATATTCAAAGGTAAACCTCTTCCTGGAAGCCTGATCGAGGGCA GTGCAGATGTGCAAGAAAGGGAGGAGGACTGCTTGACTGAGGCAACGACTCCCACCTCACACGAACCTATAGGCCAGTCGCAGATGAGCACGGTGGAGCTAGACGAGAGTGCTCCGGAGGAAGTCAGTCCAGTGGATGAAGATACTAGTCCTGCAGAGGAAGTTAGTGCACCAAAAGAGGAAGTCAAACCTGCAGAGGCGGAGCCGGCTGTGGCTCAGCCTCAAGAGGACAGAGACTcggagaaggaggagaagccAGAGGAAGACACGGACTCAAGCAGCCAGTCGGTTGACGAACTGCTGGCTGATTGGCGAGAAGACTTGGAGGCCTTcaagcagatggaaaaggatGAGCTCTGA
- the npl gene encoding N-acetylneuraminate lyase isoform X2, translating to MSIMAPAADKKLTGLVAATFTPITSQGMDQVIVHVGCLSLKDTQELAHHAAQIEADGIAVIAPSFFKPSSADVLRTFLQEVASAAPTLPFYYYHVPSVTGVNVNVRELIEGIEKVIPSFRGVKFTGSDLMDLGQCISYIPPHWSVLYGIDEQLLGALVMGVHGAVGSTYNYVGCHVNKLISAFETGDLVQARTIQFKIQELVSFAIKLGFDVGVNKQLMNELSGLDLGPPRLPVMTCPAARALAIKQKYDSIFPE from the exons ATGTCTATCATGGCTCCTGCCGCCGACAAAAAGCTCACCGGACTTGTTGCAGCCACATTCACTCCGATCACCAGTCAAGG GATGGATCAGGTGATTGTTCATGTTGGCTGCCTGAGTCTTAAAGACACCCAAGAACTG GCTCACCATGCAGCACAGATTGAGGCCGATGGTATAGCAGTCATTGCTCCGTCCTTCTTCAAGCCCAGCAGTGCAG ATGTTTTGAGGACCTTTCTCCAGGAAGTGGCTTCAGCTGCTCCAACTCTGCCCTTCTATTATTATCATGTCCCATCAGTCACTGGTGTCAACG TGAACGTGAGAGAACTAATAGAAGGTATTGAGAAGGTCATCCCTTCCTTTAGAGGCGTCAAGTTCACTGGGAGTGACCTGATGGACTTGGGCCAGTGTATCAGTTACATTCCGCCTCACTGGTCAGTCCTCTATGGCATAGACGAG CAACTTCTAGGAGCTTTGGTAATGGGAGTCCATGGAGCAGTTGgcag CACATATAATTACGTAGGATGTCACGTCAACAAGCTCATATCGGCGTTCGAGACCGGCGACCTCGTCCAAGCCAGGACGATACAG TTCAAGATTCAGGAGCTTGTGAGTTTTGCCATCAAACTTG GTTTTGATGTGGGAGTAAATAAACAGTTGATGAACGAGCTGTCGGGCTTGGATCTGGGACCCCCTCGTCTCCCGGTGATGACATGTCCAGCTGCTCGTGCTCTGGCCATCAAACAGAAATATGACAGTATCTTTCCTGAATAA
- the edem3 gene encoding ER degradation-enhancing alpha-mannosidase-like protein 3 isoform X3 encodes MPLVLLLLMLFGALCSPGQAMSREEKQRLKNQVVEMFDHAYQNYMDHAYPADELMPLTCRGRVRGLEPSRGDIDDALGKFSLTLIDTLDTLVLLNKTTEFEDAVRRVLSDVRLDNDIVVSVFETNIRVLGGLLGGHSMAVMLKEGGQHMQWYQDELLHMAKDLGLRLLPAFNTSSGLPYPRVNLKHGVRGPETRTGTETDTCTACAGTIILEFAALSRFTGDPVFEAHARRALDFLWEKRQRNSNLVGTTINIHSGEWVRRGERADSGVGAGIDSYYEYLLKAYVLLGDDLFLERFNIHYASIMKYISQPPLLLDVHIHKPLLPARTWMDSLLAFFPGLQVLKGDIRPAIETHEMLYQVTKKHNFLPEAFTTDFRVHWAQHPLRPEFAESTYFLYKATGDPYYLEAGRTIMDNLNRFARVPCGFAAMKDVRTGSHEDRMDSFFLAEMFKYLFLLFAELDDIPFDVEDYVFTTEAHLLPLSLSMAPHSSPAPSNRTSDEELDDSNFDWTCPNTHLLFPDPAFPRILREPIRSAVDKSCPRPAPYREPGMGRPPLRAQDFMANNPEHLELLRRMGVSLIHLKDGRVQLVQHATQAVSAVAAEDGVRFMQEMMELSSQQQKEQLPPRAIQIVSHPFFGRVVLTAGPAQFGTDLSKSSTGVRGFVTVAEPYSGCSEIVNAEYIQGHIALLQRGQCMFAEKARHIQKAGAIGGIVVDDNEGSSSDTAPLFQMAGDGRSTDDITLPLLFLFHKEGNILLEALKEYREVEVLLSDKARDRGADVQEREEDCLTEATTPTSHEPIGQSQMSTVELDESAPEEVSPVDEDTSPAEEVSAPKEEVKPAEAEPAVAQPQEDRDSEKEEKPEEDTDSSSQSVDELLADWREDLEAFKQMEKDEL; translated from the exons ATGCCACTAGTACTGTTATTATTGATGCTGTTTGGAGCATTATGTAGCCCTGGACAGGCCATGTCCCGGGAGGAGAAGCAGAGATTGAA GAACCAAGTGGTTGAGATGTTTGATCATGCATATCAGAACTATATG GACCATGCGTACCCAGCTGATGAGCTGATGCCTCTAACGTGCAGAGGACGAGTCCGTGGGCTCGAGCCCAGTCGTGGAGACATAGATGATGCACTTGGCAA GTTTTCGCTGACCCTCATCGATACTCTGGACACTTTGGTG CTTTTAAATAAGACGACAGAGTTTGAAGACGCAGTGAGACGAGTCCTGTCAGACGTGCGGCTGGACAATGACATCGTCGTGTCCGTCTTTGAGACCAACATTCGAGTCCTCGG AGGTCTGCTGGGAGGACACTCCATGGCCGTGATGTTGAAAGAAGGAGGTCAGCACATGCAGTGGTACCAGGATGAGCTCCTACACATGGCCAAAGACCTGGGGCTTCGACTGCTGCCCGCATTCAACACCAGCAGCGGCCTGCCTTATCCCAGG GTGAACCTGAAACATGGCGTCAGGGGGCCCGAGACGAGGACGGGCACAGAAACGGACACCTGCACAGCGTGCGCAGGAACCATCATCCTGGAGTTTGCCGCTTTAAGCCGTTTCACTGGGGACCCTGTGTTTGAG GCCCATGCCCGGAGAGCTCTGGACTTTCTTTGGGAGAAGAGGCAGAGAAACAGCAATCTGGTGGGAACCACCATCAACATCCACTCTGGAGAGTGGGTCCGAAGAGGTGAGAGAGCAG ACAGCGGAGTCGGAGCGGGAATTGATTCGTATTATGAATACCTGCTAAAGGCCTACGTCCTCTTGGGAGACGACCTGTTTCTGGAACGGTTCAATATT CACTACGCATCTATCATGAAGTACATTAGCCAGCCTCCTCTGCTGCTGGACGTCCACATCCACAAACCTCTGCTTCCTGCTCGCACCTGGATGGACTCTCTGCTGGCCTTCTTCCCAGGGCTGCAG GTGCTGAAGGGAGATATCCGGCCTGCCATCGAGACTCATGAGATGTTGTACCAAGTTaccaaaaaacacaacttcCTGCCAGAG GCCTTCACTACTGATTTCAGGGTACACTGGGCCCAACATCCCCTGAGGCCTGAATTTGCAGAGAGCACCTATTTCCTTTACAAG GCCACAGGAGACCCTTACTACCTGGAGGCAGGTCGCACCATTATGGACAACCTCAATCGCTTTGCTCGTGTTCCCTGCGGCTTTGCAGCAATGAAGGATGTACGGACAGGCAGCCACGAGGATCG AATGGACTCGTTCTTCCTCGCTGAGATGTTTAAGTATCTGTTCCTGCTGTTTGCTGAACTGGACGACATACCGTTTGACGTGGAGGACTACGTCTTCACGACTGAGGCACACCTGCTGCCCCTGTCTCTCTCCATGGCCCCTCACTCCTCGCCTGCTCCCTCAAATCGAACG TCAGATGAGGAGCTGGACGACTCAAACTTTGACTGGACTTGTCCCAATACGCACCTCCTGTTTCCTGACCCTGCCTTCCCTCGCATCCTGAGAGAGCCGATCCGTAGTGCCGTTGATAAGAGCTGCCCGCGCCCTGCCCCTTACAG GGAACCTGGTATGGGCCGTCCTCCCCTCAGGGCTCAGGACTTCATGGCAAACAACCCTGAACATCTGGAGCTGCTGAGGAGGATGGGAGTCAGTCTCATCCACCTAAAGGATGGCAGGGTTCAGCTGGTCCAGCATGCTACACAG GCGGTGAGCGCAGTGGCAGCGGAGGACGGCGTGCGGTTCATGCAGGAGATGATGGAGCTGTCCAGTCAGCAGCAGAAAGAGCAGCTGCCTCCGAGAGCCATTCAAATCGTCTCTCATCCATTCTTTGGCAGGGTGGTGCTGACCGCCGGCCCGGCACAGTTTGGCACGGATCTGTCCAAAAGTTCCACAGGG GTGCGGGGCTTTGTCACTGTAGCCGAGCCCTACAGCGGCTGCAGTGAGATCGTTAACGCCGAGTACATCCAGGGTCACATCGCTCTGCTCCAGAGGGGTCAGTGCATGTTTGCAGAGAAGGCCCGGCACATCCAGAAGGCTGGCGCCATTGGAGGCATAGTCGTTG ACGATAACGAGGGCAGCAGCAGCGACACAGCTCCACTCTTTCAGATGGCGGGGGATGGCCGCAGCACCGATGACATCACCTTGcctctcctcttcctgttcCACAAGGAAGGCAACATCCTGCTGGAGGCGCTGAAGGAGTACAGAGAGGTGGAGGTGCTGCTGAGCGACAAAGCCAGAGACAGAG GTGCAGATGTGCAAGAAAGGGAGGAGGACTGCTTGACTGAGGCAACGACTCCCACCTCACACGAACCTATAGGCCAGTCGCAGATGAGCACGGTGGAGCTAGACGAGAGTGCTCCGGAGGAAGTCAGTCCAGTGGATGAAGATACTAGTCCTGCAGAGGAAGTTAGTGCACCAAAAGAGGAAGTCAAACCTGCAGAGGCGGAGCCGGCTGTGGCTCAGCCTCAAGAGGACAGAGACTcggagaaggaggagaagccAGAGGAAGACACGGACTCAAGCAGCCAGTCGGTTGACGAACTGCTGGCTGATTGGCGAGAAGACTTGGAGGCCTTcaagcagatggaaaaggatGAGCTCTGA
- the npl gene encoding N-acetylneuraminate lyase isoform X1, translating to MSIMAPAADKKLTGLVAATFTPITSQGEINLSVIGPYIDYLKEKQGVNNVFVNGTTGESMSLSVEERKLLAEEWCRKAKGKMDQVIVHVGCLSLKDTQELAHHAAQIEADGIAVIAPSFFKPSSADVLRTFLQEVASAAPTLPFYYYHVPSVTGVNVNVRELIEGIEKVIPSFRGVKFTGSDLMDLGQCISYIPPHWSVLYGIDEQLLGALVMGVHGAVGSTYNYVGCHVNKLISAFETGDLVQARTIQFKIQELVSFAIKLGFDVGVNKQLMNELSGLDLGPPRLPVMTCPAARALAIKQKYDSIFPE from the exons ATGTCTATCATGGCTCCTGCCGCCGACAAAAAGCTCACCGGACTTGTTGCAGCCACATTCACTCCGATCACCAGTCAAGG TGAAATCAACCTATCAGTGATTGGACCTTATATTGACTACTTGAAAGAGAAGCAAGGTGTAAATAACGTGTTTG TGAATGGCACCACGGGTGAGAGCATGTCTCTCAGTGTGGAAGAGAGGAAGCTCCTGGCTGAGGAGTGGTGTCGAAAAGCAAAGGGCAA GATGGATCAGGTGATTGTTCATGTTGGCTGCCTGAGTCTTAAAGACACCCAAGAACTG GCTCACCATGCAGCACAGATTGAGGCCGATGGTATAGCAGTCATTGCTCCGTCCTTCTTCAAGCCCAGCAGTGCAG ATGTTTTGAGGACCTTTCTCCAGGAAGTGGCTTCAGCTGCTCCAACTCTGCCCTTCTATTATTATCATGTCCCATCAGTCACTGGTGTCAACG TGAACGTGAGAGAACTAATAGAAGGTATTGAGAAGGTCATCCCTTCCTTTAGAGGCGTCAAGTTCACTGGGAGTGACCTGATGGACTTGGGCCAGTGTATCAGTTACATTCCGCCTCACTGGTCAGTCCTCTATGGCATAGACGAG CAACTTCTAGGAGCTTTGGTAATGGGAGTCCATGGAGCAGTTGgcag CACATATAATTACGTAGGATGTCACGTCAACAAGCTCATATCGGCGTTCGAGACCGGCGACCTCGTCCAAGCCAGGACGATACAG TTCAAGATTCAGGAGCTTGTGAGTTTTGCCATCAAACTTG GTTTTGATGTGGGAGTAAATAAACAGTTGATGAACGAGCTGTCGGGCTTGGATCTGGGACCCCCTCGTCTCCCGGTGATGACATGTCCAGCTGCTCGTGCTCTGGCCATCAAACAGAAATATGACAGTATCTTTCCTGAATAA
- the edem3 gene encoding ER degradation-enhancing alpha-mannosidase-like protein 3 isoform X2, which produces MPLVLLLLMLFGALCSPGQAMSREEKQRLKNQVVEMFDHAYQNYMDHAYPADELMPLTCRGRVRGLEPSRGDIDDALGKFSLTLIDTLDTLVLLNKTTEFEDAVRRVLSDVRLDNDIVVSVFETNIRVLGGLLGGHSMAVMLKEGGQHMQWYQDELLHMAKDLGLRLLPAFNTSSGLPYPRVNLKHGVRGPETRTGTETDTCTACAGTIILEFAALSRFTGDPVFEAHARRALDFLWEKRQRNSNLVGTTINIHSGEWVRRDSGVGAGIDSYYEYLLKAYVLLGDDLFLERFNIHYASIMKYISQPPLLLDVHIHKPLLPARTWMDSLLAFFPGLQVLKGDIRPAIETHEMLYQVTKKHNFLPEAFTTDFRVHWAQHPLRPEFAESTYFLYKATGDPYYLEAGRTIMDNLNRFARVPCGFAAMKDVRTGSHEDRMDSFFLAEMFKYLFLLFAELDDIPFDVEDYVFTTEAHLLPLSLSMAPHSSPAPSNRTSDEELDDSNFDWTCPNTHLLFPDPAFPRILREPIRSAVDKSCPRPAPYREPGMGRPPLRAQDFMANNPEHLELLRRMGVSLIHLKDGRVQLVQHATQAVSAVAAEDGVRFMQEMMELSSQQQKEQLPPRAIQIVSHPFFGRVVLTAGPAQFGTDLSKSSTGVRGFVTVAEPYSGCSEIVNAEYIQGHIALLQRGQCMFAEKARHIQKAGAIGGIVVDDNEGSSSDTAPLFQMAGDGRSTDDITLPLLFLFHKEGNILLEALKEYREVEVLLSDKARDRAAIFKGKPLPGSLIEGSADVQEREEDCLTEATTPTSHEPIGQSQMSTVELDESAPEEVSPVDEDTSPAEEVSAPKEEVKPAEAEPAVAQPQEDRDSEKEEKPEEDTDSSSQSVDELLADWREDLEAFKQMEKDEL; this is translated from the exons ATGCCACTAGTACTGTTATTATTGATGCTGTTTGGAGCATTATGTAGCCCTGGACAGGCCATGTCCCGGGAGGAGAAGCAGAGATTGAA GAACCAAGTGGTTGAGATGTTTGATCATGCATATCAGAACTATATG GACCATGCGTACCCAGCTGATGAGCTGATGCCTCTAACGTGCAGAGGACGAGTCCGTGGGCTCGAGCCCAGTCGTGGAGACATAGATGATGCACTTGGCAA GTTTTCGCTGACCCTCATCGATACTCTGGACACTTTGGTG CTTTTAAATAAGACGACAGAGTTTGAAGACGCAGTGAGACGAGTCCTGTCAGACGTGCGGCTGGACAATGACATCGTCGTGTCCGTCTTTGAGACCAACATTCGAGTCCTCGG AGGTCTGCTGGGAGGACACTCCATGGCCGTGATGTTGAAAGAAGGAGGTCAGCACATGCAGTGGTACCAGGATGAGCTCCTACACATGGCCAAAGACCTGGGGCTTCGACTGCTGCCCGCATTCAACACCAGCAGCGGCCTGCCTTATCCCAGG GTGAACCTGAAACATGGCGTCAGGGGGCCCGAGACGAGGACGGGCACAGAAACGGACACCTGCACAGCGTGCGCAGGAACCATCATCCTGGAGTTTGCCGCTTTAAGCCGTTTCACTGGGGACCCTGTGTTTGAG GCCCATGCCCGGAGAGCTCTGGACTTTCTTTGGGAGAAGAGGCAGAGAAACAGCAATCTGGTGGGAACCACCATCAACATCCACTCTGGAGAGTGGGTCCGAAGAG ACAGCGGAGTCGGAGCGGGAATTGATTCGTATTATGAATACCTGCTAAAGGCCTACGTCCTCTTGGGAGACGACCTGTTTCTGGAACGGTTCAATATT CACTACGCATCTATCATGAAGTACATTAGCCAGCCTCCTCTGCTGCTGGACGTCCACATCCACAAACCTCTGCTTCCTGCTCGCACCTGGATGGACTCTCTGCTGGCCTTCTTCCCAGGGCTGCAG GTGCTGAAGGGAGATATCCGGCCTGCCATCGAGACTCATGAGATGTTGTACCAAGTTaccaaaaaacacaacttcCTGCCAGAG GCCTTCACTACTGATTTCAGGGTACACTGGGCCCAACATCCCCTGAGGCCTGAATTTGCAGAGAGCACCTATTTCCTTTACAAG GCCACAGGAGACCCTTACTACCTGGAGGCAGGTCGCACCATTATGGACAACCTCAATCGCTTTGCTCGTGTTCCCTGCGGCTTTGCAGCAATGAAGGATGTACGGACAGGCAGCCACGAGGATCG AATGGACTCGTTCTTCCTCGCTGAGATGTTTAAGTATCTGTTCCTGCTGTTTGCTGAACTGGACGACATACCGTTTGACGTGGAGGACTACGTCTTCACGACTGAGGCACACCTGCTGCCCCTGTCTCTCTCCATGGCCCCTCACTCCTCGCCTGCTCCCTCAAATCGAACG TCAGATGAGGAGCTGGACGACTCAAACTTTGACTGGACTTGTCCCAATACGCACCTCCTGTTTCCTGACCCTGCCTTCCCTCGCATCCTGAGAGAGCCGATCCGTAGTGCCGTTGATAAGAGCTGCCCGCGCCCTGCCCCTTACAG GGAACCTGGTATGGGCCGTCCTCCCCTCAGGGCTCAGGACTTCATGGCAAACAACCCTGAACATCTGGAGCTGCTGAGGAGGATGGGAGTCAGTCTCATCCACCTAAAGGATGGCAGGGTTCAGCTGGTCCAGCATGCTACACAG GCGGTGAGCGCAGTGGCAGCGGAGGACGGCGTGCGGTTCATGCAGGAGATGATGGAGCTGTCCAGTCAGCAGCAGAAAGAGCAGCTGCCTCCGAGAGCCATTCAAATCGTCTCTCATCCATTCTTTGGCAGGGTGGTGCTGACCGCCGGCCCGGCACAGTTTGGCACGGATCTGTCCAAAAGTTCCACAGGG GTGCGGGGCTTTGTCACTGTAGCCGAGCCCTACAGCGGCTGCAGTGAGATCGTTAACGCCGAGTACATCCAGGGTCACATCGCTCTGCTCCAGAGGGGTCAGTGCATGTTTGCAGAGAAGGCCCGGCACATCCAGAAGGCTGGCGCCATTGGAGGCATAGTCGTTG ACGATAACGAGGGCAGCAGCAGCGACACAGCTCCACTCTTTCAGATGGCGGGGGATGGCCGCAGCACCGATGACATCACCTTGcctctcctcttcctgttcCACAAGGAAGGCAACATCCTGCTGGAGGCGCTGAAGGAGTACAGAGAGGTGGAGGTGCTGCTGAGCGACAAAGCCAGAGACAGAG CGGCCATATTCAAAGGTAAACCTCTTCCTGGAAGCCTGATCGAGGGCA GTGCAGATGTGCAAGAAAGGGAGGAGGACTGCTTGACTGAGGCAACGACTCCCACCTCACACGAACCTATAGGCCAGTCGCAGATGAGCACGGTGGAGCTAGACGAGAGTGCTCCGGAGGAAGTCAGTCCAGTGGATGAAGATACTAGTCCTGCAGAGGAAGTTAGTGCACCAAAAGAGGAAGTCAAACCTGCAGAGGCGGAGCCGGCTGTGGCTCAGCCTCAAGAGGACAGAGACTcggagaaggaggagaagccAGAGGAAGACACGGACTCAAGCAGCCAGTCGGTTGACGAACTGCTGGCTGATTGGCGAGAAGACTTGGAGGCCTTcaagcagatggaaaaggatGAGCTCTGA